A segment of the Micromonospora sediminicola genome:
GGGCCTGAGCAGGTGGCCCGGGCCCGCACAGCACTGCGGACCCGGGCGGCCCGTGGACGGCCGCCGGTGACGTCGTCGCCTCCCACATCCGAGGAGTGAGCGCAGATGCACCCCGCAACGTCCCCCACCGCCGGCGCACCCGCCGGGCGGAATCACCGTACCCCCCTGTCCCGACGCCGATTCGTCCGCGGCCTCGCCGCCGTCGCGCTGGCCGCGCCGCTCGCCCTGGGCGCGGCGGCCTGCGGCGGCGACGAGGGCGGCGGCGACGGCGGCCCGGTCAAGCTCTCCGTCTTCTGGTGGGGCGGCGAGGCCCGGGCCAAGCTCACCGAGGACGCCCTGGCCCTCTACACCAGGAAGCACCCGGACGTGACGTTCGAGAAGACCTGGCAGGCCAACCAGGGCTACTTCGACAAGCTCGCCACGCTGACCGCCGGCGGCAACCCGCCGGACCTGTTCCAGATCGACGACAACTACCTGGCCGAGTACGCCGGCCGCAGCACCACGCTCGACCTGGGCAGCTACCGCGACTCCGGCAAGCTCGACGTGTCGAAGTTCCCCAAGAGCCTGCTGGAGTACGGCGTGGTCGACGGCAAGCTCGCCGGGGTGGCCGCCGGGGAGAACACCCAGGGCCTGGTCTACAACAAGACGCTGCTCACCAAGAACGGGCTGCCCGAGCCGACCACCGGGATGAGCTGGGAGGAGCACATCGCCTGGGCCGAGCAGGTGGCGAAGAAGACGAAGGTGCCCGGCACCCAGGACCCGAGCGCCGACTACAAGGCGCTCTGGGTGTGGCTGCGCCAGCAGGGCAAGGACTTGTACAAGGGCGAGGAGCTCGGCTTCACCGCCGAGGACGTGACGAAGTGGTTCGAGCTGTGGAAGGGCGCGCGGGCCCGGGGCGCCACCCCGACGCCGGACGTCATCCACGAGGGCAACTCCAGCGACATCACCAAGCAGCTCGTGGTCACCGGCAAGTCGGCCACCTCCTGGGTCTGGGTCAACCAGATGCCGGACCTGAAGAAGAACACCAAGGACGAGCTGGGCGTGGTCGCCTACCCGGGTGACCCGAGCGCCCAGTGGGCGCGCGCCTCGATGTACTGGTCGGTGTTCAAGGGCAGCAAGCACAAGGACGTCGCCGTCGACGTGATCAACTTCCTGAACAACGACCCGGAGGCGGTGGCGCTGCTCGGCACCGACCGCGGTCTGCCGTCGAACATGGATCTGCGCGCCAAGGTCAGCGAGACCGCCACCGACCCGGCCATGAAGCAGTCCATCCAGGTCGAGTCCGACCTGGCGCAGAAGTTCGGCGCCTCGCCCCAGGTCCCGATCAAGGGGCACAGCAAGGTCAAGTCCGAGCTCGTAAAGGCCGCCGAGAACGCCCAGTACGGCCGCGCCACCCCGGCGCAGGCGGCGGAGCAGTTCGTCGCCGCCTGCAAGTCCGCGATCGCCTGACCAAACGAAAGGACCGGTCCCGTGGCCCTCACCACGGCGCCCGGCCGGACCCCGCGCACCGGACCGGCCGGCCCTCGCCCCACGCGGCGTCGGGCCGGCCGGGCCCGGCTCGGCGAGGGCCTGGCGGGGTACGTCTTCCTCTCGCCCTGGCTCATCGGACTGATGGGCGTCACGGCGATCCCGATGCTGCTGTCGCTCTGGCTGAGCTTCACCGACTACGACATCCTCACGCCGCTGTCCGAGGTGCGGTGGGTGGGGCTGGCCAACTACGAGCGGATGTTCACCGCCGACCCGTCGTACTGGCACGCGGTCCGCGTCACGCTGACGTTCGCGCTGATCGCGGTGCCGCTGAAGCTGGCCGCCGCGCTCGGCGTCGCGCTGCTGCTCAACCGGGCCTGGCGCGGCGTCGGGCTGTTCCGCAGCCTGTTCTACCTGCCGTCGCTGCTCGGCGGCAGCGTCGCGCTGGCCATCGTCTGGGTCAACATGTTCAACCGGGACGGCGCGTTCAACTCGTTCCTCGCCCTGTTCGGCGTCGAGGGGCTGCCCTGGGTCAGCGACCCGGACTGGGCGCTGGAGACGCTGATGGTGCTGGCGATCTGGCAGTTCGGCGCGCCGATGGTGATCTTCCTGGCCGGGCTCAAGCAGGTGCCCACCGAGCTGTACGAGGCGGCGGCGGTGGACGGCGCCGGGGCGTGGCGGCGGTTCCGCGCGGTCACCCTGCCCATGCTGTCCCCGGTGATCTTCTTCAACCTGGTGCTGGAGACCATCAACGGCTTCCAGGGCTTCACCGCCGCGTTCGTGCTCAGCAACGGCACCGGCGGCCCTGTCGACTCCACCCTCATGTACACGCTGAAGCTCTACATCTCCGGCTTCACCGACCTGGAGATGGGCTACGCGTCAGCGATGGCGTGGGTGTTCCTGGTGGCGATCGGCGTAATCACCGCCGTCTTCTTCAGCACCGGGCGGTTCTGGGTGCACTACTCGGACGGAGACGACTCATGACCGCGCTCACTGTCGCTCGCCGCCGGCCCGGCAGCGGCCGGAACGTGCTGCGGCTCGTCGTGCTCGTGGCGATCGTCGCGGTGGTGCTCTATCCGCTGTTCTGGATGCTCGGCACGTCGGTCAAGTCGCAGGCCGAGATCGTCAACAACGTCGGCCTGCTGCCGGAGGAGTTCACCCCCGGCAACTACCTCGACGGCTGGACCAACTTCGACATCAGCTTCGGCCGGTTCTTCCTCAACAGCGTGCTGGTCAGCGGGCTCACCGTGGTCGGCAACGCGCTGTCCTGCCTGCTCGCCGCGTACGCCCTGGGCCGGCTGCGGTTCCGGCTGCGCAAGCTGTGGTTCACCGTGATGATCGGGACGCTGCTGCTGCCGGGCCACGTGCTGATCGTGCCGCAGTACATCCTGTTCCGCAGCCTCGGCCTGGTCGGCGGCGACTGGCCGTACCTGCCGCTGCTGGTGCCGCAGTTCCTGGCCACCGAGGCGTTCTTCGTCTTCCTCATGGTGCAGTTCATGCGCGGTATCCCGCGCGAGCTGGACGAGGCGGCCACCATCGACGGCGCGTCCCCGTACGGCGTGTTCCGGCACGTCATCCTGCCGCTGAGCCGCCCCGCGCTGGTCACCACCGCGATCTTCTCGTTCATCTGGACCTGGAACGACTTCTTCCGCCAGCTGGTGTTCCTGTCCAGCCTGGAGGACTACACGGTCCCGGTGGCGCTGACCCTGTTCATCGACTCGACGAGCCAGAGCTCGGTCGGCCCGATGTTCGCCATGTCGGTGCTGTCGCTGCTGCCGGTGTTCCTGTTCTTCCTGGCGTTCCAGCGGATGCTGGTCGAGGGCATCAACACCAGCGGGCTGAAGGGATGACCGCCGTGTCCGCCCCCACCGACGTACCCGCCCACCCCGCGCCGGCCCGTGCCGACTGGCGGGACACGCTGCGCGAGGCGAGCGACCTGGCGCTGCTCGGCTTCGCCGTGGCGGCCGCCGCGCTGCCGGTGCTCACGCTCGCCCCGGCGGTCGCCACCGCCAGCGCCGCGCTGCACGACCGTTCCGTCACCGGGTCGTGGCCCGACGCGCGGACCAGCCTGAGCCGGTTCGGCCGCGCGCTGCCCGCCGGGCTGGCGGTGAGCGCCGCCGCGCTCGCCGCCGCCGCGGTGCTCGCGGCCGACCTGCTCGCGCTCGCCGGTGGCCGGGTGCCCGGCGGCGGCCCCGCCCTGGCGCTCACCGCCGTCGTGGTGGCGGCCCTGCTCGGGTACGCGGGCCTGGTCGCCGTCGCGGTCGGGCGCACCGGTGGCCGGGGCTGGCGGGCCGCCGCCCGGCGGGTGGCGCGTGCCTGCCCGCGGCGCCCCGCCGTGTGGGCCGCCGCCTCCGGCGTCTGCGTGCTGGCCGTGCTGCTGGCGGTGCTCGTCACACCGGTCGCGGTGCCGATCCTCGGCGGGTACGCCCTCGCGGCGCTGCACGCCGTCGACGCCCGCCGCCCGCCGGAGCCGTCGTGACCGCCGACCGCCGGCCCGCCGCGCCGCACCGCGCGGCGATCGTCCGGGAGACCAAGGATGCAGGCCCGGCCGAGGTGGCACGCGACGCCGAGGAACGGCTGGTCGTGGCCGGCGTCGAGGTGGCCCGCTACGTGGTCCGGCCCGACCTTGACCCGCGGCACGGGCCCCGGCCCCACCTGCACCCGGTGCGGACCCGGGCCGGCACACCGGTCACCGACGCGCGCCCGGCCGACCACGTCTGGCACCTCGGCGCGTCCCTCGCCGTGCAGGACGTGGACGGCGCCAACCTCTGGGGCGGCCGGACGTACGTGCGCGACCTCGGCTACACCTGGCGCGACGACCACGGCGTCATCGCCCACACCGGCTGGCGGGCACGGACCACCGACCGGCTCGAGCACGACCTCGACTGGCGCGACCGCAACGGTCGGACGCTGCTGCGCGAGCACCGCACCGTCACCGCCGGGCCGGCCGGCGACGACGCCTGGTGGCTCGACCTGTCCGCCACCCTCAGCTCCGCCACCGGAGCCGACGTCCACCTGGGCAGCCCGGCCACCAACGGCCGCCCCGGCGGGGCCGGCTACGGCGGGTTCTTCTGGCGCGCGGCGGCGACCGGGGAACCCCGGGTGCGCACCGCCGACGCGGTCGGGGAGGAGGCGGTCAACGGCTCGGCCGCGCCCTGGCTGGCGCTGCTCGGCACCGGGCCCGGCGGCGGCGCGTACACCCTGGTCTTCACCGGCCTCGGGCCGGGCGACCGGTGGTTCGTCCGCACCACGGCGTACCCGGGCGTCTGCGTCGCGTACGCGTTCGACCGGCCGGCGGTGGTCGCCGCCGGGCGGCCCCGCCGCAACCGGCACCGGGTGCTGGTCGCCGACGGTCACCTCGATCCGGCGGACGTCCCGGCCCGGCTCGGCCCGGTGGGCGGCGCGTGAACGGCCCGCAGGTCGTCTGCGCGGGCGAGACCATGGCGGTGCTCGCCCCCGCCGACGGCGGGCCGCTGGAACACGCCGCGCTGCTCGCGGTCGGTGTCGGCGGCGCGGAGTCCAACGTGGCCACCGGTCTGGCCCGGCTCGGCCACCGCGTCGCCTGGGTCAGCCGGGTCGGGGACGACCCGTTCGGCCGTCGCGTGGTCGCCGAGGTCGCCGCCGCCGGGGTCGACGTCTCCCTGGTCGCGGTCGACCGGGACGCCCCGACCGGCGTCTACCTCAAGGACCCCGGACCGTCGGGCACCCGGGTCCACTACCACCGCGCCGGGTCGGCCGCGAGCCGCCTGCACGCCCGGGACCTCGCCCACCCGCGCCTGGCCGGGGCGCGGCTGCTGCACCTGTCCGGGATCACCGCCGCGCTCTCCGACTCCTGCCGGGACCTGCTCGTCCAGGCGCTGACCGGGCGGGCGCTGCCCGGCGCCCGGGTGAGCTTCGACGTGAACCACCGGCCGGCGCTCTGGCCCGCCGACCGGGCCGCCCCGGTTCTGCGGGACCTGGCCGACCATGCCGACGTGGTGCTCGTCGGGCTGGACGAGGCGGTGACGCTGTGGGGCGTCACCGCGCCGGCGGCCGTCCGCGACCTGCTGCCCGGGCCGGACCTGGTGGTGGTCAAGGACGGGCCGGTCGGTGCGACAGCGCTGCCGCGGACCGGACCGGCGGTGTTCGTGCCGGCGGTGTCGGTGGACGTGGTCGAGCCGGTCGGCGCCGGGGACGCGTTCGCCGCCGGCTTCCTCTCCGGGTCGCTGCGCGGGCTCGACCTGGGATCCTGCCTGCGGACCGGCCACCTCACCGCGGCCCGGGTGCTGGCCGTGCCCGGCGACACCGCGCCGCCGCCCGACCCGATGTGGACGGCGCGGGCGCTGGCGCTGTCGGACGCGCAGTGGGCGGCCGGGGCGTACCGGCACGACGGAGGGAGCGGCGGATGAGCGCGCACGACTTCACGCCGGTGTTCGGCGACGCGCGGGTGATGGTGATCCTGCGCGACCTGCCGCCCCCGGAGACGGTCCGCCTGGCGGAACTGGCCTGGGACCTGGGCATCGCCGTGGTGGAGGTGCCGATCCGGACCCCCGGCGCGGTGCCCGCGCTGCGCGCCGCCGTGACGGCCGGCCGGCGGCGGGACCGGATCGTCGGCGCCGGCACGGTCCGCACCCCGGCGCAGGTCCGCCAGGCGGTGAGCGCGGGCGCGGCGTTCACCGTCGCCCCCGCCCTCGACCTGGCGGTCGCCGACGCGGCGGTCAGCTACGGCATCCCGCACCTGCCTGGCGTGGCCACCCCGACCGAGGCGCAGCAGGCGCTCGACCACGGCCTGGTCTGGCTCAAGGCGTTCCCGGCGGTCAGCCTCGGCCCGGCCTGGTTCCGGGCCGTCGCCGGCCCGCTGCCGGAGGCGCGCTTCGTGGCCACCGGCGGCATCGACGCCGGCAATGCCGCCGACTTCCTGGCCGCCGGCGTGCGCGTGGTGGCGGTCGGCTCGGCGCTCACCGACCCGGCGCAGCTGCCCCGCCTGGCCGCGCTTGCCACCGCCGGCCCGGTCAGCTGACCGTCCGGCCGGACATGGTCGCGGTGGTGCGGACCGCCTTCACGATCGCCGGGATCGAGCCGATCAGCAGCACCAGCGCCCAGATCAGCGCCACCACGGCGAAGACCACCGCGCCCAGGTCGTCGAGGATGCTGACCAGGATCACCGGCACCAGACCGTGCAGGAACTGCAGCACCACCGTGCACAGCAGCGTGGTCAGCGCCAGCAGCACCAGCCCCTTGTTGCGCAGGAAACGCGGCTGGGCGGCCAGCAGCAGGCCGGCCCAGACCAGCTTGAGCAGCAGCGCCAGCCCGAGCAGCACGGCCGCGTCGCCGACCGGGAAGAACCCCCACACCGCCAGGTACGCCAGCGTGCCGAACGGCGGCGCCAGGAACAGGGAGACCATCACCGTCAGCTCCACGAACGCGACGACCAGCAGCACCAGCGACACCAGCAGCAGCACGATCGAGAAGACCAGCGTGGCCACGCCCTGCACCCGACCCTGGACCCGGTCCGGCAGCACCAGGCTCAGGCAGAACAGCCCGGTGGTCCACAGCGCCACCACGTCGATCAGCGCGAGATATCCGGTGCCCCGCCCGGACGGCTCGCTGACCCCGCCCACGTCGCCCAGTTCGACGCCGAGCTGTCCGGCGCTGTCGCGCAGCGCGCCGCCCGCGTCCCCGCCGCCGGTCAACGCGGCGGCGCCCAGCTCCACCGCTACCACCAGCGCCACCGCGAACAGCGCCAGCAGCAGGAACGGCTTGCGCAGCTCACCCATCTCGCGCCTCCACCCCGGTCAGGACCGGGCCAGCGTGACCGCGCATCCGCCACCTCCCGGACAGCGCAGGAGCACCTCGGTCTCCCGGTCCACCGCCACCTTCGCCACCGCCGCGCCGTCCGGCCCCGGCGTCACCTCGTCGGTGACCGTGACGTCCGCGTCGCCGGGCGCGCGGGCGGTCACCTCGAACGGCGTCGCGCCCCGCAGCACCAGCGTGCGCAGCGCGCCCGGATCGGCGACGCGCAGCCGGCAGGTGGCGCCGAACGCGACCACCACGCCGTCGGCGGTCGGGGCCGGATCGGCGGCCGGCGGCAGGCACGCCACGCCCACCGTCGCCGGGTCCACCGCCCCGGCGCCGCGCCCCAGCCGGCCCAGCGGCCCCGGCCCGGCGGCCGGGTCGCCCCGGTCGTCGCCCCGACCGGCGACCGCCACCACGTAGAGCCCCACCAGCAACACGGCCAGCGCGACCAGCAGCACCTTCTGCCGCCCGCTCACGGTGTTCCCTCGGTTCGCGGCTGCGGGGCTCGCAACACCGGCTCACTCCTCGCGCTCACGGTGCCTTCTCTGTTCGCGGCTGCGGGGCTCGCAACACCGGCTCACTCCTCGCGCTCACGGTGCCTTCTCTGTTCGCGACTGCGGGGCTCGCAACACCGGCTCACTCCTCGCGCTCACGGCTGCCCGGCGGGGGTGAAGCGGATCTGGTCCACCCCGGCGAAGTAGCGGTCGGTTCCCTGGGTCTTGCTCACCGCCACCAGCGTCAGCTTGTGCGTCCCCCGGGTCAGCTCCACCGTGCCCACGTCCACCTCGTCGGTGCGGACCACCGTCGGGGTGAACCCGAAGAACGTGTCGCCGACCTGCCGGCCGTCGACCAGCCAAATCGTGTTCGCGTAGTCGAACGAGGTGGTTCGCACGGTGGAGAACCGCCAGGTGCCGTCCGTCGGCAGGTCCACCTGCACGGTCACCCGGTCGCCCACCGCCCGGCCCAGGAAGAACAACTGCGCGTCGCCGGACCAGACCACGTCGCAGCAGTTCTCCTGCGCCACCACCTCCGCCTTCGCGGCGGTGGTCGACTGCACGGCGGCGCCGGCCACGAGCGTCTCCGCCTCCACCGTCACCGCCGCCTGCGGCGGCGGCTCGGTGTCCGGGCCGCGGGTCACCAACCACACCACCACGCCGGTCACCACCAGCAGCAGCACCGCCGCGGCCGCCAGCCACGGCCACGGGGAACGCTTCGGCGGTACGACCGCGCGCACGTCGTACGTCACCCGGCCGCTGGAACGGGAACTCTCCTCCGGGGCGGTGTTCGCCGAGTACGCGAACCCGGTCATGTCGTAGCGCCGCGGCGGCGTGCCGGGCGGCACGGCGAGCCGCACCAGGAACGACACCGAGCCCTGCCCGGGCACCACCCGCTGCGGCTCGGCCACCGTGAACCAGGCGCGCTGGCTGCCCTCGCCGGGCGCGACGTCGAACACCACGGTGTCCGGCGCGGTGCCCGGGTTCGACACGGTGAAGGTCAGCTCCCCGGCGTTGCGGGCGTCCAGGGTGAACTGTTCGGCGGCGGCGACGACGGTCCATTCGGTGGTCATGACGGCTCCTCGGGCGGCTGGTGGGGCGGGGGTGGGGGCACGTGCGCCCGGCCGACCGCGCGCACCGACGCCACCCCGGTCGCGCCGTCCGGGGCGGTCTCGTCGGCCTCCGGACCGGTCGGCACCGGGTCGGCCGGCCCCGGACCGGGCGGGTCGGGGTCCGGCGGCGCGGGGTCGGACGGCGAGGGGTCGGACGGTGCGTGGTCGGACGGTGCGGGGTCGGACGGTGCGGGGTCGGACGGCGCGGGGTCGGACGGCGCGGGGTCGGACGGCGCGGGGTCGGACGGCGCGGGGTCGGTCGGGGGCGGGTCCGTGGGCGGCTCCGGGTCGCCGGGCGGCGCGGCGGTGGCGGCGAGCACCTCGACGGTGACCGCGGCCGGCTTCTCCGCCTCGACGATCCGGGTGACCAGCGCGATGCGGTCCACGGCGGCCGGCGGCACCCGCACCACCAGGTGGAACGGCCGGTCGGCCGGCTCGTCCAGCACGAACCCGGTCACCCCGGTGGCCAGTTCCAGGGCGGTGCGCATCCCGTACGGGGTGCCCCGCCACCGGGCCAGCAGCGCGCCGTGCGCGACCAGGTCCCGCAGCCGGCCCACCGGCAGCGGCAGCGGCGCGTCGACGCGCGGCGCGGCGACCACATGGTCCATCGCCACCCACCGGGTCAGGTACGCCACGAACCCGTCCGGCGTCCGGTACGGCCCGAACAGCGCGTCGACGTCGGCGAGCACCGCCTCGTCCGGGGCGTGCAACGCCTCCATCACGTCCAGCAGCGCGCCCAGCACGCTGCCCGGGCCGGCGGCCCGCTGGTAGGCGGCCGGCAGCAGCCGCTCAATCGCCGTTCGACGCATCCTGCCGCACCACCTCGATGTCGTGCTCGCCGGAGCAGAGCAGCCAGGTGCCGGGAACGGTGACCACGTCGGCGGTGGCCTGGTTGGCGCTGGCCGCCCAGTCCTCGGCGTCGCCGCTGCGGAACACGCCGCGCTCACCGCCGGCCAGGACCAGTCGCCCGGCGCCCGACGGACCGGACGGCGCGGTCGCGGCGATGGCGTCCACCGGCACGAAGCGGGTCCGGTCGCGCAGCGGCAGACCGCAGTTGACCATCACCGACTGCCACTGCGGCTGCCCGGCCAGGGTGTCCAGCCGCACCACGCCGCCGCTCTGCGTGGCCGCCAGCGCCAGCGGGCCGCTGAACGCCAGGTCCCGGCAGGTGCCGCCGATCCAGCCGGCGGCCATCGACTGCCACTTGACGTCCGACTCGAACAGCCGGGTGCGGTGGCAGCCCTGGCCGGGTTTCTTCGGGTCCGGTTCGCCCGCGCCGCACCACAGCAGCGTGGCCGGGCCGTCGTACTGCACGGCGAGGACCCGGTTGTCCACGTTGGCCAGGCCGACGTGGGCGAACGTGCCGGGCCGGCCGGCCGCGGTGGACAGGTAGACGCCGAAGCCGGCCTGCGCGGCCACCGCCACCCCGGGCGCGCCGCGCTCGGAGACGAAGGACCGGACCGCGTAGAAGCCCCGGTCCGCGTCGGCCGGGTCGACCAGGATCTGCAACGGCACCGCGCCGGGCAGCAGCGGCACCTCGTAGAGGCCGGCGTCGGTGGCCAGCAGCAGCGCGCCGGTGCCGTCCCGGTCGATCCAGGCCAGGTCGCGTACGCCCGAGTCGAGGTCGGTGAGCAGCGTCCACGTCTCGCCGAGGTCGGTGCTCAGCCGTACCCGGGAACCGCCGGCGTCGCGGGCGGTCACCACCGCCACCGAGCCGGCCCGGGGCACCACGCCGGGGCGGGCCGGCGCGGGGGCGGGGACCACCCGGACCACTGTCTCGTCGTCGTCGAACCGGCCGGCCGGTTCCCAGCCCGCGCCGGCGTTGGTCGAGCGGAACAGCACCGGGCCGCCGCCGGCGTACCAGGTGTCGGGCTGGTACTGGTCCACCGCGACGGTGCGCACCCGCGCGTCCGGCGCCTCGTCGACCACGAACCGCACCGACTCGACGTAGCGCACGCCCGGCTCGGCGTGCTCCAGCATCCGGTAGACGTTCGAGGCGCGCAGCGGCTCGCCGAACGCCCACCCGGTCGGGTTCAGCGGCGTGGGCAGCGGGCTCAGCGTCTGGTGCAGCCGGTCGTGGATGCGGCGGCGGACCGCGTCGACGTCCTCCTCGCGGCGCACCACCACCCGGGCCCGGATGGAGACCGCCTTGTAGCGCGCCCAACTCGCGCGCACCGCCGTACCCAGGGCGCGCCGCCGCTCCAGGTCGGCCTCGACCCGGCGGCGGGCCTCCTCCACCTCGTGCTCGCGCAGCACCGCGACCGGCAGCCGGCCACCGGGCCGGGCCTGATCCGGCACGTACGGCACCAGCACCACCTCGACCTCGCCGGGGCGGGCGAAGCTGTAGACGGCGGCGCGGGTGAACGCCCGGGCCCGCGCCACCGCGCCCGACCCGGCGGCCAGGATCTCGAAGTCCCGGGCAGTGACCGCGCGCTGCTGGGCGAAGAACTCGTACGGCCCCCGCGCCAGCACCGACTCCAGCGACTCCAGCTCCCGGCCGCCGGTGGCCGGCTCCGGGTTGTCCACCCTCACCCCGGGCAGCGGGTCGCGCAGGCTGGTGAGCACGCCCGCCGCGACGTTGCCGGCCGGCCCGCCGCCGCACCGGTACCAGAGCCGCACCTGCCGTCCGGCCGGCGGCACCGCCGCCACCGTGGTCACCCCGGCCGCCCCCTCGACGGCCGGGGCGCCCCCGTCCGGGCGCAGGTCCAGTGCCGGGGCGAAGGTGAGCACCCCGGCCGCCCGGTCGACCAGGTAGACCTTCGCCTGCGGGCCGAGACCGGCGAAGCTGTCCACCGGCCGCCAGATCTCGTACGTGCGCCCCTCGTGCTCCCGGGCGGCGGCGCCCAGTTCCACCGAACCGGTCGGCACCTCCACGCCGAGCAGCAGGTCCAGCGTCTCCGTGGTGCGGGTCAGCGGGGCGCGGGCGGCCCGCAACACCTGACCGGGCTGGCCGGTGCCGGTGCCCAGCAGCTCCGCCTCGACCGGTTCGCAGTGGTGCACCCGTACCGTCACCGTGGTCTCGCCGGCGG
Coding sequences within it:
- a CDS encoding carbohydrate ABC transporter permease — encoded protein: MALTTAPGRTPRTGPAGPRPTRRRAGRARLGEGLAGYVFLSPWLIGLMGVTAIPMLLSLWLSFTDYDILTPLSEVRWVGLANYERMFTADPSYWHAVRVTLTFALIAVPLKLAAALGVALLLNRAWRGVGLFRSLFYLPSLLGGSVALAIVWVNMFNRDGAFNSFLALFGVEGLPWVSDPDWALETLMVLAIWQFGAPMVIFLAGLKQVPTELYEAAAVDGAGAWRRFRAVTLPMLSPVIFFNLVLETINGFQGFTAAFVLSNGTGGPVDSTLMYTLKLYISGFTDLEMGYASAMAWVFLVAIGVITAVFFSTGRFWVHYSDGDDS
- a CDS encoding carbohydrate ABC transporter permease, translated to MTALTVARRRPGSGRNVLRLVVLVAIVAVVLYPLFWMLGTSVKSQAEIVNNVGLLPEEFTPGNYLDGWTNFDISFGRFFLNSVLVSGLTVVGNALSCLLAAYALGRLRFRLRKLWFTVMIGTLLLPGHVLIVPQYILFRSLGLVGGDWPYLPLLVPQFLATEAFFVFLMVQFMRGIPRELDEAATIDGASPYGVFRHVILPLSRPALVTTAIFSFIWTWNDFFRQLVFLSSLEDYTVPVALTLFIDSTSQSSVGPMFAMSVLSLLPVFLFFLAFQRMLVEGINTSGLKG
- a CDS encoding DUF6807 domain-containing protein; translated protein: MTADRRPAAPHRAAIVRETKDAGPAEVARDAEERLVVAGVEVARYVVRPDLDPRHGPRPHLHPVRTRAGTPVTDARPADHVWHLGASLAVQDVDGANLWGGRTYVRDLGYTWRDDHGVIAHTGWRARTTDRLEHDLDWRDRNGRTLLREHRTVTAGPAGDDAWWLDLSATLSSATGADVHLGSPATNGRPGGAGYGGFFWRAAATGEPRVRTADAVGEEAVNGSAAPWLALLGTGPGGGAYTLVFTGLGPGDRWFVRTTAYPGVCVAYAFDRPAVVAAGRPRRNRHRVLVADGHLDPADVPARLGPVGGA
- a CDS encoding putative baseplate assembly protein gives rise to the protein MTLPVPHLDDRAFLDLVTEARERIRRSCPDWTDLSAHDPGVALLEAFAYLTEVMIYRLNQLPEKAYVAFLNLLGVSRHPPAAAWADVRFTRTGADRGAVRVPAGTRVAAARGADPRPVVFVTTEPAVLPAGETTVTVRVHHCEPVEAELLGTGTGQPGQVLRAARAPLTRTTETLDLLLGVEVPTGSVELGAAAREHEGRTYEIWRPVDSFAGLGPQAKVYLVDRAAGVLTFAPALDLRPDGGAPAVEGAAGVTTVAAVPPAGRQVRLWYRCGGGPAGNVAAGVLTSLRDPLPGVRVDNPEPATGGRELESLESVLARGPYEFFAQQRAVTARDFEILAAGSGAVARARAFTRAAVYSFARPGEVEVVLVPYVPDQARPGGRLPVAVLREHEVEEARRRVEADLERRRALGTAVRASWARYKAVSIRARVVVRREEDVDAVRRRIHDRLHQTLSPLPTPLNPTGWAFGEPLRASNVYRMLEHAEPGVRYVESVRFVVDEAPDARVRTVAVDQYQPDTWYAGGGPVLFRSTNAGAGWEPAGRFDDDETVVRVVPAPAPARPGVVPRAGSVAVVTARDAGGSRVRLSTDLGETWTLLTDLDSGVRDLAWIDRDGTGALLLATDAGLYEVPLLPGAVPLQILVDPADADRGFYAVRSFVSERGAPGVAVAAQAGFGVYLSTAAGRPGTFAHVGLANVDNRVLAVQYDGPATLLWCGAGEPDPKKPGQGCHRTRLFESDVKWQSMAAGWIGGTCRDLAFSGPLALAATQSGGVVRLDTLAGQPQWQSVMVNCGLPLRDRTRFVPVDAIAATAPSGPSGAGRLVLAGGERGVFRSGDAEDWAASANQATADVVTVPGTWLLCSGEHDIEVVRQDASNGD
- a CDS encoding ABC transporter substrate-binding protein — translated: MHPATSPTAGAPAGRNHRTPLSRRRFVRGLAAVALAAPLALGAAACGGDEGGGDGGPVKLSVFWWGGEARAKLTEDALALYTRKHPDVTFEKTWQANQGYFDKLATLTAGGNPPDLFQIDDNYLAEYAGRSTTLDLGSYRDSGKLDVSKFPKSLLEYGVVDGKLAGVAAGENTQGLVYNKTLLTKNGLPEPTTGMSWEEHIAWAEQVAKKTKVPGTQDPSADYKALWVWLRQQGKDLYKGEELGFTAEDVTKWFELWKGARARGATPTPDVIHEGNSSDITKQLVVTGKSATSWVWVNQMPDLKKNTKDELGVVAYPGDPSAQWARASMYWSVFKGSKHKDVAVDVINFLNNDPEAVALLGTDRGLPSNMDLRAKVSETATDPAMKQSIQVESDLAQKFGASPQVPIKGHSKVKSELVKAAENAQYGRATPAQAAEQFVAACKSAIA
- a CDS encoding phage tail protein, with amino-acid sequence MRRTAIERLLPAAYQRAAGPGSVLGALLDVMEALHAPDEAVLADVDALFGPYRTPDGFVAYLTRWVAMDHVVAAPRVDAPLPLPVGRLRDLVAHGALLARWRGTPYGMRTALELATGVTGFVLDEPADRPFHLVVRVPPAAVDRIALVTRIVEAEKPAAVTVEVLAATAAPPGDPEPPTDPPPTDPAPSDPAPSDPAPSDPAPSDPAPSDPAPSDHAPSDPSPSDPAPPDPDPPGPGPADPVPTGPEADETAPDGATGVASVRAVGRAHVPPPPPHQPPEEPS
- a CDS encoding sugar kinase, encoding MNGPQVVCAGETMAVLAPADGGPLEHAALLAVGVGGAESNVATGLARLGHRVAWVSRVGDDPFGRRVVAEVAAAGVDVSLVAVDRDAPTGVYLKDPGPSGTRVHYHRAGSAASRLHARDLAHPRLAGARLLHLSGITAALSDSCRDLLVQALTGRALPGARVSFDVNHRPALWPADRAAPVLRDLADHADVVLVGLDEAVTLWGVTAPAAVRDLLPGPDLVVVKDGPVGATALPRTGPAVFVPAVSVDVVEPVGAGDAFAAGFLSGSLRGLDLGSCLRTGHLTAARVLAVPGDTAPPPDPMWTARALALSDAQWAAGAYRHDGGSGG
- a CDS encoding bifunctional 4-hydroxy-2-oxoglutarate aldolase/2-dehydro-3-deoxy-phosphogluconate aldolase, producing MSAHDFTPVFGDARVMVILRDLPPPETVRLAELAWDLGIAVVEVPIRTPGAVPALRAAVTAGRRRDRIVGAGTVRTPAQVRQAVSAGAAFTVAPALDLAVADAAVSYGIPHLPGVATPTEAQQALDHGLVWLKAFPAVSLGPAWFRAVAGPLPEARFVATGGIDAGNAADFLAAGVRVVAVGSALTDPAQLPRLAALATAGPVS